Proteins encoded in a region of the Strix aluco isolate bStrAlu1 chromosome 26, bStrAlu1.hap1, whole genome shotgun sequence genome:
- the TMEM200B gene encoding transmembrane protein 200B isoform X3 translates to MTAESAETNGPMREPEAGGTKPTVPPAPPRRRGRRLRHKSPPEVPVKGQLRMRSPSGAFVMVGISVVLVGMTIAVVGYWPHRGPGGTGASVGNASIAGDMRREVAAGRHVPHSEKLKLIGPVIMGIGLFIFICANTMLYENRDMETRRLMQKGLYCMAGVLPEGSGPEDGHCQHGDSQPVPKANAECVEGCYQVDLSCQPCPGPGSKWSDCYGPNRLQTTAEFLQHPAASPAASLLSLRSGTSAEANFSLSCHTGAESLLSSAIGTLALPVIKLNNRLLDAAARGPGERVEGGPTKPPCEAPQLSQAPLSRGSSITPRGQDCGGGGGHIIINVDGSCPGAEPAVAELSPDVQLHTPGHSKSLDLGRPGVLLVAPIKDRKNRSWPRLDHISLVGYAKLESTGESSDRLLEPSEPPSRGEPRPSSWVVGVEQGAQV, encoded by the coding sequence ATGACGGCTGAGAGCGCTGAAACCAACGGACCCATGCGGGAGCCGGAGGCCGGGGGGACCAAGCCAAcagtgccccccgccccgccccggcgccggGGCCGCAGGCTGCGGCACAAGTCACCGCCGGAGGTCCCGGTGAAGGGGCAGCTCCGCATGCGCTCGCCGTCGGGAGCCTTCGTCATGGTGGGCATCTCGGTGGTCCTGGTGGGCATGACCATTGCCGTGGTGGGCTACTGGCCCCACCGGGGACCCGGGGGCACCGGGGCCAGCGTGGGGAATGCCAGCATCGCGGGGGACATGAGGAGGGAGGTGGCCGCTGGGCGCCACGTGCCCCACAGCGAGAAGCTCAAGCTGATCGGCCCCGTCATCATGGGCATCGGGCTCTTCATCTTCATCTGTGCCAACACCATGCTGTACGAGAACAGAGACATGGAGACCCGCAGGCTGATGCAGAAGGGGCTCTACTGCATGGCGGGGGTTCTCCCTGAAGGCTCTGGCCCCGAGGACGGGCACTGCCAGCACGGGGACAGCCAGCCCGTCCCCAAGGCCAATGCCGAGTGCGTGGAGGGCTGCTACCAGGTGGATCTctcctgccagccctgtcccGGCCCTGGCAGCAAGTGGTCCGACTGCTACGGCCCCAACAGGCTCCAGACCACGGCCGAGTTcctccagcacccagcagcatcccccgccgcctccctcctcaGCCTCCGCTCCGGCACCTCCGCCGAGGCCAACTTCAGCCTCTCCTGCCACACTGGAGCCGAGTCCCTCCTCTCCTCGGCCATCGGCACCTTGGCGTTGCCCGTCATCAAGCTCAACAACCGCTTGCTGGATGCGGCAGCGCGGGGGCCCGGCGAGAGGGTGGAGGGGGGCCCCACCAAGCCCCCCTGTGAGGCACCACAGCTCTCCCAGGCTCCACTctccagaggcagcagcatcACACCCCGTGGCCAGGACTGTGGTGGCGGTGGTGGCCACATCATCATCAACGTGGATGGCAGCTGCCCCGGTGCAGAGCCGGCGGTGGCAGAGCTCAGCCCCGATGTGCAGCTCCACACCCCAGGACACTCCAAGTCCCTGGACCTCGGCCGGCCgggggtgctgctggtggccccCATCAAGGACCGTAAGAACCGGAGCTGGCCCCGGCTGGACCACATCAGCCTGGTGGGTTACGCCAAACTGGAAAGTACTGGCGAGTCCTCGGAccggctgctggagcccagcgaGCCCCCGAGCCGGGGCGAGCCCCGACCCAGCTCCTGGGTGGTGGGGGTGGAGCAGGGTGCGCAGGTCTGA
- the TMEM200B gene encoding transmembrane protein 200B isoform X1 — MTVPAQLTLPCQAGHRLVLAATPTPSCSSKKRGRAAKLETMTAESAETNGPMREPEAGGTKPTVPPAPPRRRGRRLRHKSPPEVPVKGQLRMRSPSGAFVMVGISVVLVGMTIAVVGYWPHRGPGGTGASVGNASIAGDMRREVAAGRHVPHSEKLKLIGPVIMGIGLFIFICANTMLYENRDMETRRLMQKGLYCMAGVLPEGSGPEDGHCQHGDSQPVPKANAECVEGCYQVDLSCQPCPGPGSKWSDCYGPNRLQTTAEFLQHPAASPAASLLSLRSGTSAEANFSLSCHTGAESLLSSAIGTLALPVIKLNNRLLDAAARGPGERVEGGPTKPPCEAPQLSQAPLSRGSSITPRGQDCGGGGGHIIINVDGSCPGAEPAVAELSPDVQLHTPGHSKSLDLGRPGVLLVAPIKDRKNRSWPRLDHISLVGYAKLESTGESSDRLLEPSEPPSRGEPRPSSWVVGVEQGAQV; from the exons ATGACGGTGCCAGCCCAGCTGACGCTTCCCTGCCAGGCTGGTCACCGGCTGGTTTTGGCAGCAACTCCGACACCTTCTTGCTCATCTAAGAAACGAG GAAGAGCGGCCAAGCTGGAGACGATGACGGCTGAGAGCGCTGAAACCAACGGACCCATGCGGGAGCCGGAGGCCGGGGGGACCAAGCCAAcagtgccccccgccccgccccggcgccggGGCCGCAGGCTGCGGCACAAGTCACCGCCGGAGGTCCCGGTGAAGGGGCAGCTCCGCATGCGCTCGCCGTCGGGAGCCTTCGTCATGGTGGGCATCTCGGTGGTCCTGGTGGGCATGACCATTGCCGTGGTGGGCTACTGGCCCCACCGGGGACCCGGGGGCACCGGGGCCAGCGTGGGGAATGCCAGCATCGCGGGGGACATGAGGAGGGAGGTGGCCGCTGGGCGCCACGTGCCCCACAGCGAGAAGCTCAAGCTGATCGGCCCCGTCATCATGGGCATCGGGCTCTTCATCTTCATCTGTGCCAACACCATGCTGTACGAGAACAGAGACATGGAGACCCGCAGGCTGATGCAGAAGGGGCTCTACTGCATGGCGGGGGTTCTCCCTGAAGGCTCTGGCCCCGAGGACGGGCACTGCCAGCACGGGGACAGCCAGCCCGTCCCCAAGGCCAATGCCGAGTGCGTGGAGGGCTGCTACCAGGTGGATCTctcctgccagccctgtcccGGCCCTGGCAGCAAGTGGTCCGACTGCTACGGCCCCAACAGGCTCCAGACCACGGCCGAGTTcctccagcacccagcagcatcccccgccgcctccctcctcaGCCTCCGCTCCGGCACCTCCGCCGAGGCCAACTTCAGCCTCTCCTGCCACACTGGAGCCGAGTCCCTCCTCTCCTCGGCCATCGGCACCTTGGCGTTGCCCGTCATCAAGCTCAACAACCGCTTGCTGGATGCGGCAGCGCGGGGGCCCGGCGAGAGGGTGGAGGGGGGCCCCACCAAGCCCCCCTGTGAGGCACCACAGCTCTCCCAGGCTCCACTctccagaggcagcagcatcACACCCCGTGGCCAGGACTGTGGTGGCGGTGGTGGCCACATCATCATCAACGTGGATGGCAGCTGCCCCGGTGCAGAGCCGGCGGTGGCAGAGCTCAGCCCCGATGTGCAGCTCCACACCCCAGGACACTCCAAGTCCCTGGACCTCGGCCGGCCgggggtgctgctggtggccccCATCAAGGACCGTAAGAACCGGAGCTGGCCCCGGCTGGACCACATCAGCCTGGTGGGTTACGCCAAACTGGAAAGTACTGGCGAGTCCTCGGAccggctgctggagcccagcgaGCCCCCGAGCCGGGGCGAGCCCCGACCCAGCTCCTGGGTGGTGGGGGTGGAGCAGGGTGCGCAGGTCTGA
- the TMEM200B gene encoding transmembrane protein 200B isoform X2 yields the protein MHRAGRAAKLETMTAESAETNGPMREPEAGGTKPTVPPAPPRRRGRRLRHKSPPEVPVKGQLRMRSPSGAFVMVGISVVLVGMTIAVVGYWPHRGPGGTGASVGNASIAGDMRREVAAGRHVPHSEKLKLIGPVIMGIGLFIFICANTMLYENRDMETRRLMQKGLYCMAGVLPEGSGPEDGHCQHGDSQPVPKANAECVEGCYQVDLSCQPCPGPGSKWSDCYGPNRLQTTAEFLQHPAASPAASLLSLRSGTSAEANFSLSCHTGAESLLSSAIGTLALPVIKLNNRLLDAAARGPGERVEGGPTKPPCEAPQLSQAPLSRGSSITPRGQDCGGGGGHIIINVDGSCPGAEPAVAELSPDVQLHTPGHSKSLDLGRPGVLLVAPIKDRKNRSWPRLDHISLVGYAKLESTGESSDRLLEPSEPPSRGEPRPSSWVVGVEQGAQV from the exons ATGCACCGAGCAG GAAGAGCGGCCAAGCTGGAGACGATGACGGCTGAGAGCGCTGAAACCAACGGACCCATGCGGGAGCCGGAGGCCGGGGGGACCAAGCCAAcagtgccccccgccccgccccggcgccggGGCCGCAGGCTGCGGCACAAGTCACCGCCGGAGGTCCCGGTGAAGGGGCAGCTCCGCATGCGCTCGCCGTCGGGAGCCTTCGTCATGGTGGGCATCTCGGTGGTCCTGGTGGGCATGACCATTGCCGTGGTGGGCTACTGGCCCCACCGGGGACCCGGGGGCACCGGGGCCAGCGTGGGGAATGCCAGCATCGCGGGGGACATGAGGAGGGAGGTGGCCGCTGGGCGCCACGTGCCCCACAGCGAGAAGCTCAAGCTGATCGGCCCCGTCATCATGGGCATCGGGCTCTTCATCTTCATCTGTGCCAACACCATGCTGTACGAGAACAGAGACATGGAGACCCGCAGGCTGATGCAGAAGGGGCTCTACTGCATGGCGGGGGTTCTCCCTGAAGGCTCTGGCCCCGAGGACGGGCACTGCCAGCACGGGGACAGCCAGCCCGTCCCCAAGGCCAATGCCGAGTGCGTGGAGGGCTGCTACCAGGTGGATCTctcctgccagccctgtcccGGCCCTGGCAGCAAGTGGTCCGACTGCTACGGCCCCAACAGGCTCCAGACCACGGCCGAGTTcctccagcacccagcagcatcccccgccgcctccctcctcaGCCTCCGCTCCGGCACCTCCGCCGAGGCCAACTTCAGCCTCTCCTGCCACACTGGAGCCGAGTCCCTCCTCTCCTCGGCCATCGGCACCTTGGCGTTGCCCGTCATCAAGCTCAACAACCGCTTGCTGGATGCGGCAGCGCGGGGGCCCGGCGAGAGGGTGGAGGGGGGCCCCACCAAGCCCCCCTGTGAGGCACCACAGCTCTCCCAGGCTCCACTctccagaggcagcagcatcACACCCCGTGGCCAGGACTGTGGTGGCGGTGGTGGCCACATCATCATCAACGTGGATGGCAGCTGCCCCGGTGCAGAGCCGGCGGTGGCAGAGCTCAGCCCCGATGTGCAGCTCCACACCCCAGGACACTCCAAGTCCCTGGACCTCGGCCGGCCgggggtgctgctggtggccccCATCAAGGACCGTAAGAACCGGAGCTGGCCCCGGCTGGACCACATCAGCCTGGTGGGTTACGCCAAACTGGAAAGTACTGGCGAGTCCTCGGAccggctgctggagcccagcgaGCCCCCGAGCCGGGGCGAGCCCCGACCCAGCTCCTGGGTGGTGGGGGTGGAGCAGGGTGCGCAGGTCTGA